AAAAAAACTTCTATGAAATCCTCATGACCTTCAAGGATTCTCCGTGAATTATTTTTATTTATCTTTACTGCTGTAATGGACTCATTTAAAACTTTCAGAAATATCTCTTTCTTTCAGGAACTCACTGATGAGGAAATTACTATTTTGGCTAATATCAGTACCCCAAAACTGCTTCAGAAAAAAGAAAAACTGGCAGAACCTGGCAGACCTTTCACTCATTTATTTATTCTTTCTCATGGATTATTGAGGTTTTTCTTTGATGACGAAAACGGGGTGGAAAGTAATCTTTTCTTACCTTCTGAAAAGGAATCAGCTATTATGGAGAGCCCGGAATCCTACTCTGAGGAGAATGAAAGGAAATATACGATAGAAGCTGTAATCGAAAGCCAGATTTTCATGTTTAACAAAAATGAATTTGAGGAGATTGCATTTCAGCACAGAGGTATTTATAATGTCTATCTCAAATCGTTAAAGTTAATCATCAGCATAGCCAAGACACGTATAGAACAGTTTTGTTCTACCTCTCCACATTCCCGATATGAAGAGTTCCTGGAGACAAGGCCTTTTACTTCTCAGAATGCCAACAGAAAGTATATTGCTAATTTTCTGGGCATTACCCCCAACTCTCTTTCAAGGATGACGGCACGTATTCATAAAAAAAGGAACGAAAGAAAAAAATAACTTAGGAATACTTTTTCTCACTTTATTCACTCTATTTTTGCTTACTCAAAACACTATTATACAACCAATTAAAAAGCAAAATGAGAAAAATATCACCTAAAAAAACGACTTATTATTGAATTACCTTTAATATTTCTTAAAATTCAGCGTAATCGGCAGGTTAAATACTGACCGCTCAGATTACTACCTTGTTTACATTTCATTATTACCTCATACAATTATTTTATGCAAAGAATATCCCTACTTCTTTGCCTGTTATTATCATGCAATTTTGTTCAGGCATCAACAGGCAGTTTAGAAGATACTATAGCAAATTCTGCTTCTTGGTTCATTTTACTTGTTTTACCTATAGCAGGAATTTATCTTTTCTGGAAAGTTCACATTTATCCGGAAAAGGTAGCTGAGAAAAAGAACCATCCTCAGCTGAAAGCCATAAAAAGCATGTGCCTCCTTTCCCTTGTTTTTGGAGGCCTTTTATGGCCGATTGCCTTAATCTGGGCCAACTATGATTACGGAAATCAGGACCCCCCAAAAAAAGACATGGAAAACACAGATTTTACTGAAGAAGAACTTAAAACAATCGAAAATTAAAAAAAATGCTGGAATTACTAGTAGCAATATATGCCGGAATATGCTGGCTTCTTATTAAAAAATTAAAGCTAATCCCCTGGACGTTTACCACACAGGTAGTTGTCTATTCATTACCTATCTTCGGATCTATCGCTTTAATATTAAGTTTAAATTATTACTGTCCTATTACCTCTGATGTAAAAGTAGGAAACAGAAGTGTGGACATTACCACTCAGGTTTTGGGAAAGGTAAAAAAAGTATATGTAAGCACCAATCAGGAAGTAAAGAAAGGAGATACTTTATTTGTGCTTGACAGAGAGCCTTATCTACAGGAAATTAAATCACTGGAAGCTAAGTTGAGCAGTATGAAAGCCACTGTACATTCTTACGATGCAGATATTTCAGCATCCAGAAAAAATATTACAGGGTTGCAGTCGCAGCTGGATCTGGCTAACAAAAGAGTAGCTCAATACAAAGAATTAGTGGAAGCCGGAGCAGCCAATAAGTTTGATCTTGAACAGGCGGTAACCAATGTACGTGATCTTCAATCCAGAATCAGTGCTGCACAATCCCAACAGCAGTCTTTGGAAACGAAATCCAATGCTTCTTATGGTGGGGAAAATTCATCTGTTTCTGAGATTCAGGCAAAGCTGGATCAGGCAAAATGGAATCTTTCCCAAACGATTGTTTTGGCTCCTACAGATGGTGTAATTCCCAATGTTCAGCTGAATGAAGGGGCAATTATGGCGCCTTTCAAATCTGCATTTGTTCTGATCCAAAAGCAGCAGTCAGTAGTCGGGTTTTTCGCTCAGAATGAACTGGAAACGGTAAAGAAAGGTGATGAAGTGGAGCTGGCTCTTAAAACAGAACCGGGAAAAGTAGTGAAAGCCAAACTAGAATATGTAATTGATGCTACGAGCCAGGGAATCATGAATAACGCTGGAGGAATGCTCGGCGGAAACGGTTCTACAGCCGGACTTCCTGATACCGCAAGACAACTACCGGAAACCGATGGAAAGCTTATTGCCAAGTTTGTACTGGTAGACAACCAGAAACAACTTACCGTGGGAGCAAGAGGAACAGCCGTGATCTATTCTGATCATATTAAACCACTTCATCTTATCAGAAAAGTAATGGTGCGTATCAACAGTAAAATCAACTTCCTGATTCCTAAACTTCATTAACATGTATAAAAAGTTAATTTTATTGAGTGTACTTGCAGTAAGCTTAAGCTCGTGCATCGGTTATAAAGAAGCAACGCAGGAGAATATAAATGAGCTTAAAGAAAAGAGTGAAATTGCAGCTCATATACAAATTCCTGATGACTGGATTTTTGACAGAAAAGCGAATTCAAAATCAATTTCCTATGACTGGATCAATGATCTTAAGACTCCTCAACTGGAAGCCCTGATTAATGAAGGAATGTTGTATAATGCTGACCTGATTATTGCCCGGGAAAAGCTTAATCAGATTGAACTGGCTATGGAAATTGCCGGAAGTGACCTCTACCCGAGTGTAAGTGCTGTTGCCAATACTTCCAATAATTTGGTCAGCGGCAGCCAGATTCAGCGCCTTGCCTTAAAAGCCAATTGGGAAATTGACCTTTGGGGCAAAAATAAATCTTCACAGATGGCGAGCACCAGCAGTTATTTTTCTGCAAAACATCAGAATACCCTGCTTCATCAATCTATTGCAGGGATGATTGCCAAAGCTTATTTTCTGAATATTGCAGGAAATATTCAGGAAAACAGGATTGAGAGCTATATTCAGAAGTCTAAGGATCTTGAAAAGCTGTATATCATTCAAAAGAAAGTAGGAACAGCAAATGCACTAGACATTTCCAATATCTCTGCAGAAATTATTTCCCTGCAGGGCTATCTTGAAAAGATTAAAAATGCCAATATGCAGTCCAGAAGATCCCTGGAACTGCTCACCGGAAAATATCCGGAAGGAAAGCTGTCTACTCAGAATTTTTTCAGCCCTGTAAAGAATGGTATTCCTGAATCTTTCCCCCTTGAACTTCTGGAGAACAGATCAGATATACAGGCGAATCATTTTCAGATCGAAAAAGCTTTTTACGAAGTACAG
The sequence above is a segment of the Chryseobacterium culicis genome. Coding sequences within it:
- a CDS encoding Crp/Fnr family transcriptional regulator; protein product: MDSFKTFRNISFFQELTDEEITILANISTPKLLQKKEKLAEPGRPFTHLFILSHGLLRFFFDDENGVESNLFLPSEKESAIMESPESYSEENERKYTIEAVIESQIFMFNKNEFEEIAFQHRGIYNVYLKSLKLIISIAKTRIEQFCSTSPHSRYEEFLETRPFTSQNANRKYIANFLGITPNSLSRMTARIHKKRNERKK
- a CDS encoding DUF3302 domain-containing protein — encoded protein: MQRISLLLCLLLSCNFVQASTGSLEDTIANSASWFILLVLPIAGIYLFWKVHIYPEKVAEKKNHPQLKAIKSMCLLSLVFGGLLWPIALIWANYDYGNQDPPKKDMENTDFTEEELKTIEN
- a CDS encoding HlyD family secretion protein → MLELLVAIYAGICWLLIKKLKLIPWTFTTQVVVYSLPIFGSIALILSLNYYCPITSDVKVGNRSVDITTQVLGKVKKVYVSTNQEVKKGDTLFVLDREPYLQEIKSLEAKLSSMKATVHSYDADISASRKNITGLQSQLDLANKRVAQYKELVEAGAANKFDLEQAVTNVRDLQSRISAAQSQQQSLETKSNASYGGENSSVSEIQAKLDQAKWNLSQTIVLAPTDGVIPNVQLNEGAIMAPFKSAFVLIQKQQSVVGFFAQNELETVKKGDEVELALKTEPGKVVKAKLEYVIDATSQGIMNNAGGMLGGNGSTAGLPDTARQLPETDGKLIAKFVLVDNQKQLTVGARGTAVIYSDHIKPLHLIRKVMVRINSKINFLIPKLH
- a CDS encoding TolC family protein; protein product: MYKKLILLSVLAVSLSSCIGYKEATQENINELKEKSEIAAHIQIPDDWIFDRKANSKSISYDWINDLKTPQLEALINEGMLYNADLIIAREKLNQIELAMEIAGSDLYPSVSAVANTSNNLVSGSQIQRLALKANWEIDLWGKNKSSQMASTSSYFSAKHQNTLLHQSIAGMIAKAYFLNIAGNIQENRIESYIQKSKDLEKLYIIQKKVGTANALDISNISAEIISLQGYLEKIKNANMQSRRSLELLTGKYPEGKLSTQNFFSPVKNGIPESFPLELLENRSDIQANHFQIEKAFYEVQEAKAARLPSISISSSLGSAGSNVEAINSLFSNPLLKVGGGLVSPLFNGGKLKKNVEIKNSQQKQVVEEYSKAVLNALNEVESSLANLRSIEKQMNYTTNAVNELKNNINLTEKQIKVGTNNSFVLIRKQRDLLKNEMNLINLELQYRIERINLYMALGAENFIYS